A stretch of Castanea sativa cultivar Marrone di Chiusa Pesio chromosome 2, ASM4071231v1 DNA encodes these proteins:
- the LOC142625219 gene encoding uncharacterized protein LOC142625219, whose amino-acid sequence MATYSRNKALMCKIFPSSLGPIIMRWFDGLEKWSIQGYDELIRAFEAQFVTCSRILTMSMKEEETFRAYSDRYWELYNEIRGDNGGISTSTFKVWLPIDFNLRASSTLKPVMDMNKFMELVEEYKRLEDDQLQDKDKAKVPTTEKKEVKANQTPQPRKDFFPQVQ is encoded by the coding sequence ATGGCCACATACTCTAGAAACAAAGCTCTGATGTGCAAGATATTCCCTTCCAGTTTGGGGCCAATTAtaatgagatggtttgatggattGGAAAAATGGTCCATCCAAGGATATGATGAGCTAATTAGAGCATTCGAAGCACAGTTTGTGACATGTAGTAGAATCCTCACCATGTCCATGAAGGAGGAGGAAACCTTTAGGGCTTATTCAGATCGCTATTGGGAGTTATATAATGAGATCAGGGGAGACAATGGAGGGATTTCAACTAGCACATTCAAAGTATGGCTCCCTATTGATTTCAACTTGAGAGCTTCGTCAACTTTAAAGCCAGTTATGGACATGAATAAGTTTATGGAGCTGGTAGAGGAATACAAGAGGTTAGAAGATGACCAATTGCAGGATAAGGATAAAGCCAAGGTACCTACCACGGAGAAGAAAGAGGTTAAGGCAAATCAAACTCCTCAACCCCGAAAGGACTTTTTTCCTCAGGTTCAGTAG